One Deltaproteobacteria bacterium genomic region harbors:
- a CDS encoding CHAT domain-containing protein codes for MKLLTMRISLDREGHLSYVLLSMDPSERINQPNFIKSLDRPFAEIAKYSRETVARALNHASIIDLLSAGENLAKAVIPEGLADQLLRSTAAMLYLDLEEELIHFPWECVRIDNEQWIGSRFIVGRHVRMPDQRDPFLRPIDSKFVIISDPDGSLPSARTEGAALMSVLGSRRSVNLLSARVTKAEACESIKACEFMHFAGHSSVGGLHFSDSQLSASDIIELGLAPRMVFLNSCESGHTHDDGRDRSGLIQAFLANGTLALICTNSLLNSKTAATISDRFYSKFLDGACLGESFASAIRYPEGGIEWARYTIYGNPLYDGKSLKKKSLKWSIPVSALLVTIVTVASIYLFSAFPPRQEIELRAEEKLHHSACQNGSLSSCYKLGESLTHRGQTAAALPIFEENCESGDRSSCTSLAQQYLKQGSLERAKEKGAIGCSANESHCLGYLLALMEQNLTDEAKSLSVKLCEAGHGLACSVDATLLEAAGSLQESRDRHRKACELDYKLSCAQEALRAVRQDGDKSKLSVLQRYCEGRLVEGACTDYGSALISLGMIDEAIGAFDRDCSADTGFRSLSCELAGANILDHRPEKAKSYLEVACKAGRRSACAKLATETSQDKGNPCTGLQLTDCREYGYRLQKENNLLQASLIYEYVCNNGGYFACNDAGVLAMKRGNENDAERYYDHACKHDESLGCDNLALIFEKRGDKSRAIDITTKACERGLAGSCRRASNLIGQSLDSKLSLHYLARGCDLGHPESCNDLGYNSRTNPNKETAIESYKKACTAGLVRGCLNLGILYSDLGKDTEAITWFSQACNAGDKNGCDLKLLQEASGLAKEKRHGEASAILEQFCNDTRQDGCVDLGNLALDMNDKDRATKSFLKACHFGRNDACTIYGVQELAQGRNDLALEFCTKACAAGEKKGCECVKDIERLAKPR; via the coding sequence ATGAAGCTCCTGACGATGCGCATATCACTGGATCGAGAGGGGCACCTTAGTTATGTGCTCTTAAGTATGGATCCGTCTGAACGCATCAATCAACCTAATTTCATTAAATCCCTGGACCGCCCTTTTGCTGAAATAGCGAAATACTCGCGTGAGACGGTAGCCCGGGCACTTAACCATGCATCTATTATTGACCTGTTAAGTGCAGGAGAAAACCTTGCCAAAGCGGTAATACCAGAAGGTCTAGCTGACCAATTACTTAGGTCAACTGCTGCAATGCTGTACCTTGATCTTGAGGAGGAATTGATTCACTTCCCTTGGGAATGTGTGCGAATCGACAATGAACAATGGATAGGGAGCCGATTCATTGTCGGAAGGCATGTGCGTATGCCAGATCAACGTGACCCATTCTTAAGACCTATTGACAGTAAATTTGTGATTATCTCTGACCCGGATGGTAGCCTGCCTTCTGCTAGAACAGAGGGTGCTGCTCTGATGAGCGTATTAGGTAGCCGAAGGTCGGTAAATCTACTAAGCGCGCGTGTTACCAAAGCCGAAGCCTGTGAGTCCATCAAGGCATGCGAATTCATGCACTTTGCCGGTCACTCTTCAGTGGGTGGGCTCCATTTTTCCGATTCCCAACTTAGCGCATCCGACATTATCGAGCTTGGATTAGCTCCGCGCATGGTGTTTCTCAACTCCTGTGAAAGTGGTCATACACATGATGACGGTCGCGATAGATCTGGTCTCATACAAGCGTTTCTAGCCAACGGAACCCTAGCCCTAATCTGTACAAATTCCCTACTAAATTCTAAAACTGCGGCCACAATTTCTGATCGATTCTATTCAAAGTTCCTGGATGGGGCATGCTTAGGCGAAAGTTTTGCATCGGCTATCCGGTACCCTGAAGGTGGCATTGAATGGGCGAGATATACCATTTACGGTAACCCACTTTATGACGGTAAATCGCTAAAAAAGAAATCGCTAAAATGGTCAATCCCAGTATCTGCTTTGTTAGTGACAATAGTCACAGTCGCCTCTATCTATCTTTTTTCGGCTTTCCCGCCTCGGCAAGAAATCGAACTAAGAGCGGAAGAAAAGTTACACCATTCCGCCTGTCAAAATGGATCGCTTAGTTCCTGTTATAAGCTCGGTGAATCCTTGACTCACCGAGGACAAACTGCCGCAGCTTTACCCATTTTTGAAGAGAACTGCGAATCCGGCGATAGAAGTTCATGCACCAGTCTAGCCCAACAATATTTGAAACAAGGCAGTCTAGAGAGGGCAAAAGAAAAGGGAGCCATAGGGTGTTCAGCCAATGAGTCCCACTGTCTAGGATACCTTTTGGCGCTGATGGAACAAAATCTCACCGATGAAGCAAAATCCCTTTCTGTAAAACTATGTGAAGCTGGCCACGGCCTTGCGTGTTCTGTAGATGCAACGCTATTGGAGGCGGCTGGCAGTCTCCAAGAATCTCGCGATAGGCACCGTAAAGCATGTGAACTTGACTACAAATTAAGCTGTGCTCAAGAAGCCCTCAGAGCAGTAAGACAGGATGGAGACAAATCAAAGTTATCGGTCCTTCAGAGATATTGTGAAGGTCGTTTGGTCGAGGGTGCCTGTACGGATTATGGCAGTGCCCTTATCAGCCTGGGTATGATTGACGAAGCAATAGGCGCATTTGATCGTGACTGTTCCGCTGACACTGGCTTTCGAAGCCTATCCTGTGAACTAGCTGGCGCCAATATCTTGGATCACAGACCAGAAAAGGCCAAGTCCTACTTGGAGGTAGCCTGCAAAGCGGGGCGAAGATCTGCGTGCGCCAAACTAGCGACCGAAACAAGCCAGGATAAAGGAAATCCATGCACAGGTCTGCAATTAACTGATTGCCGTGAGTATGGATACCGGCTCCAGAAGGAAAACAATCTTCTACAGGCCTCTTTGATATACGAATATGTATGCAACAATGGTGGGTACTTTGCGTGCAATGACGCTGGCGTATTAGCCATGAAGCGGGGAAATGAAAATGATGCAGAACGATATTACGATCATGCCTGCAAACATGACGAGTCGCTGGGATGTGACAATCTGGCCCTGATATTTGAAAAACGGGGCGATAAGTCGAGGGCAATTGACATCACAACAAAAGCCTGCGAGAGGGGTCTGGCCGGGTCATGTCGCCGTGCTTCAAACCTTATTGGCCAATCCCTAGATAGTAAGCTTTCTCTCCATTACCTCGCGCGTGGATGCGACCTGGGCCACCCAGAATCATGCAACGATCTTGGGTATAACTCACGTACAAATCCAAATAAGGAAACCGCGATCGAGTCGTACAAAAAGGCATGCACAGCCGGGCTGGTTAGAGGGTGCCTGAACCTAGGGATTCTTTACAGTGACCTTGGTAAAGATACCGAAGCTATCACGTGGTTTTCGCAGGCTTGCAATGCCGGGGATAAAAATGGCTGTGATTTAAAGCTCCTTCAAGAGGCCTCCGGACTAGCAAAAGAAAAGAGGCATGGAGAAGCATCTGCAATTTTAGAGCAATTTTGTAACGATACTCGCCAGGACGGTTGTGTAGATTTAGGAAATCTAGCGCTGGACATGAACGATAAGGATCGTGCCACAAAATCTTTCCTCAAAGCCTGCCACTTCGGTCGAAACGATGCCTGCACAATCTATGGTGTGCAGGAATTAGCTCAGGGTAGGAACGACCTGGCACTGGAGTTCTGTACTAAAGCATGTGCTGCTGGAGAAAAGAAGGGTTGTGAATGCGTAAAGGATATCGAGAGACTCGCAAAGCCAAGGTAA